A genomic stretch from Thunnus maccoyii chromosome 19, fThuMac1.1, whole genome shotgun sequence includes:
- the opn4xa gene encoding opsin 4xa, whose amino-acid sequence MDVDHGFYRQVDVQDHAHYIVAFFVLVIGTVGVTGNALVMYAFFCNKKLRTPPNFFIMNLAVSDFLMAITQSPIFFVNSLYKGWIFGETGCKMYAFCGALFGITSMINLLAISVDRYIVITKPLQAIQWTSKRRTCFIISLVWLYSLAWSLAPLLGWSSYIPEGLMTSCTWDYVTSTPANKSYTLMLCCFVFFIPLGIISYCYLCMFLAIRHASRDVEKLGSQVRKTTLIQQQSIKTEWKLAKIAFVVIIVFVLSWSPYACVTLIAWAGYGSILNPYSKAVPAVIAKASAIYNPFIYAIIHSKYR is encoded by the exons ATGGACGTGGATCACGGATTCTATCGGCAGGTGGATGTCCAGGACCACGCTCACTACATCGTTGCCTTCTTCGTCTTGGTGATTGGAACAGTGGGTGTTACTGGGAATGCCTTGGTCATGTACGCCTTTTTCTG TAACAAGAAGCTACGGACTCCTCCCAACTTTTTCATCATGAACCTGGCAGTCAGTGACTTCCTGATGGCAATTACACAGTCACccatattttttgttaattctCTTTACAAGGGCTGGATTTTTGGTGAGACAg GCTGTAAAATGTACGCCTTCTGTGGAGCTTTATTTGGAATCACTTCCATGATAAACCTTCTGGCCATCTCTGTAGATCGCTACATTGTCATCACCAAGCCTCTGCAGGCCATACAATGGACCTCCAAGAGACGCACTTGCTTCATTATTTCCCTGGTCTGGCTATACTCTCTAGCCTGGAGCCTTGCACCACTTTTGGGGTGGA GTTCATATATACCAGAGGGCCTGATGACCTCATGCACATGGGACTACGTGACATCTACTCCAGCCAATAAAAGTTACACTTTGATGTTATGCTGCTTTGTATTCTTCATCCCTCTGGGCATTATATCCTACTGTTATCTGTGCATGTTTCTGGCAATCCGCCATGCAAGCAG AGATGTGGAGAAGTTGGGGTCTCAGGTGAGGAAGACAACCCTGATCCAGCAGCAGTCCATCAAGACTGAATGGAAGCTGGCCAAGATTGCCTTTGTGGTCATCATAGTGTTTGTGCTTTCCTGGTCGCCCTATGCATGTGTCACCCTCATCGCCTGGGCTGG ATATGGAAGCATCCTGAATCCCTACTCCAAAGCTGTCCCAGCTGTTATAGCCAAGGCATCAGCCATCTACAACCCTTTTATTTATGCCATCATTCACTCTAAATACAGGTGA